One genomic window of Panicum hallii strain FIL2 chromosome 6, PHallii_v3.1, whole genome shotgun sequence includes the following:
- the LOC112898231 gene encoding glutathione S-transferase T2-like, whose product MTTETLGSAASRRSTMDNMWEQGDDMCYTDLLNGQGFHGNMQPRSEEVEGVVGQCQPALPKALGRQSVCRGRGASKRNKNFSISEDEVLCSAYLNVSKDPIVGVNQPVGCYWSRMEQWYNEHKKTAQAITMSSLQHRWGDIQRDTSRFCGFFAEVERRNASGKSEDDKVKDALEMYEGIVEHPFKMIHCWYMLRNEMKWNTYLQSISAASAVPQDNPPAPVLDDTLPARIERPMGRDKAKKQHSGTSSSSSSACSEVLQKLSMDQYAQAERAEEANKREAMDFASRSERKLRIQEQQLELSKRSIVLQEKMIQL is encoded by the exons ATGACGACTGAAACTTTGGGTTCTGCGGCATCACGCAGGTCTACAATGGACAATATGTGGGAACAAGGTGATGACATGTGCTACACTGACCTACTGAATGGACAAGGTTTCCATGGAAATATGCAACCCAGGAGCGAAGAGGTTGAAGGAGTGGTCGGTCAGTGTCAGCCTGCGTTGCCTAAAGCGTTAGGAAGACAGTCAGTTTGTCGAGGGAGAGGTGCTTCGAAGAGGAACAAAAACTTCTCCATTTCTGAGGATGAGGTTCTGTGTTCTGCTTATCTAAACGTAAGCAAAGATCCAATAGTTGGAGTGAATCAGCCTGTAGGTTGTTACTGGTCCAGGATGGAGCAATGGTACAATGAGCACAAGAAGACAGCACAGGCAATAACCATGTCTTCATTGCAGCATAGATGGGGGGACATCCAAAGGGACACATCAAGATTCTGTGGCTTCTTTGCTGAAGTTGAAAGAAGGAATGCAAGTGGCAAGAGTGAAGATGACAAG GTAAAAGATGCTCTGGAAATGTACGAAGGCATTGTTGAACATCCTTTCAAGATGATTCACTGCTGGTACATGCTCCGGAACGAGATGAAATGGAACACATATCTGCAATCCATTTCTGCGGCCTCAGCAGTTCCACAAGACAACCCTCCCGCACCAGTGCTTGACGACACACTACCAGCAAGGATTGAGAGGCCAATGGGGCGGGACAAGGCAAAGAAGCAACATAGTGGCACGTCCTCATCGAGCTCTTCTGCATGTTCAGAGGTGTTGCAAAAACTTTCAATGGACCAGTATGCCCAGGCTGAGAGGGCCGAGGAAGCAAACAAGCGTGAAGCTATGGACTTCGCTTCTAGGTCAGAAAGGAAGCTTCGTATCCAGGAGCAGCAATTGGAGCTTTCGAAAAGATCAATTGTGCTGCAAGAGAAGATGATCCAGTTGTAG